A genomic region of Marinobacter sp. NP-4(2019) contains the following coding sequences:
- a CDS encoding methyltransferase domain-containing protein encodes MSHLSDRELEKVAEAYEQLLGPALFEPWADRLADAAEIQPGHRVLDVACGTGILTRAVASRVADTGAVSGVDINPGMLAVARRHSPGIELHQGPAEALPFDNDQFDAVVSQFGLTFFSEPDTALREMKRVLKPGGHLALAVFDSLDKLPAYATLASIYERLIDPGVGKALQRPFSMGDTDRLALLLHEADIPAPVILTHEGTAHFDSIRNMVLADVRGWFPFAGIELGESAIEAVVHEASKELAAFQTSHGGVEFKVPVHFITATKA; translated from the coding sequence ATGAGTCATTTAAGCGATCGGGAACTTGAAAAAGTGGCGGAGGCTTACGAGCAATTGCTGGGCCCCGCATTGTTTGAACCCTGGGCGGACCGGTTGGCGGATGCCGCTGAGATTCAGCCCGGCCACCGTGTGCTGGACGTTGCCTGTGGCACGGGCATTCTGACCCGAGCGGTTGCCTCACGGGTTGCCGACACTGGCGCCGTCTCGGGTGTCGACATCAACCCCGGCATGCTGGCTGTCGCCAGGCGTCACTCGCCGGGAATCGAGCTGCACCAAGGCCCTGCTGAGGCGTTACCCTTCGACAATGACCAGTTCGATGCCGTGGTCAGTCAGTTCGGGCTGACGTTCTTCTCAGAACCGGACACCGCACTCCGCGAGATGAAGCGTGTGCTAAAACCCGGCGGTCACCTGGCGTTGGCGGTTTTTGATTCTCTCGACAAACTGCCGGCCTACGCGACCCTGGCAAGCATCTATGAGCGCCTTATCGACCCGGGGGTGGGCAAGGCACTTCAGCGCCCCTTCTCGATGGGCGATACCGACCGACTTGCCTTGCTGCTGCACGAGGCGGATATCCCTGCCCCGGTGATCCTGACCCATGAAGGCACGGCACATTTTGATAGCATCAGGAACATGGTGCTTGCGGATGTCAGGGGCTGGTTCCCCTTCGCAGGCATTGAACTGGGCGAGAGCGCAATTGAAGCCGTGGTGCATGAAGCAAGCAAGGAATT